The following are encoded in a window of Candidatus Bathyarchaeota archaeon genomic DNA:
- a CDS encoding KEOPS complex subunit Pcc1: protein MEATITLEYKDEKTAQAVARAVSPDNFKTPIGLQVKTIRENSKVVTQIECDGKLATFTATIDDLLCSASIAEKTLKTIKKK, encoded by the coding sequence TTGGAAGCGACAATAACGCTTGAATACAAAGACGAGAAGACTGCTCAAGCTGTTGCACGAGCGGTTTCACCTGATAATTTCAAAACCCCAATCGGTCTACAAGTTAAAACCATCAGAGAAAACAGTAAAGTGGTCACGCAAATAGAGTGTGATGGAAAACTCGCAACTTTCACCGCGACCATCGACGACTTGCTCTGCAGTGCATCCATAGCTGAAAAAACGCTTAAAACAATAAAGAAAAAGTAA
- a CDS encoding XTP/dITP diphosphatase — translation MSKNANNDFSLKGRVVFFATGNINKFNEACSILSQHGIAVGMLRLKGDEIQSENLKDIAKASAKNAYQRSRLPIFVEDAGLFIDALSGFPGPYAAYAYKTIHNSGILKLMEGATDRRAVFQSVIAYCDEETSCEPECFCGESKGEITTVERRKQGKSGFGFDPIFQPEGSKKTFAEMTIEEKNGYSHRANAIRKFAEWYKRKQ, via the coding sequence ATGTCGAAGAACGCAAACAATGACTTCAGCCTCAAGGGCAGAGTTGTTTTTTTCGCCACAGGCAACATCAACAAGTTCAATGAAGCATGCAGTATCCTGAGCCAGCACGGTATTGCTGTAGGCATGCTAAGGTTAAAGGGCGATGAAATCCAAAGTGAAAACCTAAAGGACATAGCCAAAGCAAGCGCAAAAAACGCTTACCAGCGGAGCCGCTTGCCGATTTTTGTAGAAGACGCTGGCTTATTCATTGATGCATTGAGCGGTTTTCCAGGTCCTTACGCTGCTTACGCTTACAAGACAATCCACAATAGCGGAATACTAAAGTTGATGGAAGGCGCAACGGATAGGCGAGCGGTTTTTCAGTCGGTCATAGCGTACTGTGATGAAGAGACTTCTTGTGAACCTGAATGTTTTTGTGGCGAGTCCAAGGGCGAGATAACCACAGTTGAGCGCAGAAAGCAGGGGAAGTCAGGGTTCGGTTTTGACCCCATCTTTCAACCAGAGGGAAGCAAGAAAACTTTTGCAGAGATGACCATCGAAGAGAAGAATGGCTACTCGCACAGGGCAAATGCAATTAGAAAATTCGCTGAATGGTATAAACGGAAGCAGTAA
- a CDS encoding RlmE family RNA methyltransferase has translation MPKAWIKDRKREYYYRKAKEENYRSRATYKLVQANQKYGFIRLRDIVVDLGAAPGGWIQAARKMTGKYGFVLGVDLKPIDPFTQEYIRTIVADLTEPDVAEQILSFLPRKADVVISDAAPNITGVWEVDHARQIDLATKAMEIAQRIMRPGGNFFVKVFEGDLLNDFIQSVKANFEVVKIVKPQASRAKSSEMYLLAMGLKSPSADETES, from the coding sequence ATGCCGAAAGCTTGGATCAAAGATAGAAAACGCGAGTACTACTACCGGAAAGCTAAAGAAGAAAACTATCGCTCTCGGGCTACATACAAACTGGTTCAAGCTAACCAGAAATACGGCTTCATCAGACTACGCGACATAGTTGTTGATTTAGGCGCTGCTCCAGGCGGCTGGATTCAAGCAGCCCGAAAAATGACAGGCAAATATGGCTTTGTTTTAGGCGTAGACTTGAAACCCATTGACCCTTTCACCCAAGAATACATTCGCACCATTGTTGCTGACTTAACCGAGCCTGACGTTGCAGAGCAAATCCTATCTTTTCTGCCCCGCAAAGCTGACGTGGTAATTTCTGACGCGGCACCAAACATCACAGGCGTCTGGGAAGTTGACCACGCAAGACAAATTGACCTAGCAACCAAAGCCATGGAAATCGCCCAACGCATAATGCGGCCAGGCGGCAACTTTTTTGTCAAAGTTTTCGAGGGCGACTTGCTAAATGACTTCATCCAATCAGTAAAGGCTAATTTTGAGGTTGTTAAGATTGTGAAGCCTCAAGCAAGTCGAGCGAAAAGTTCTGAAATGTACCTTTTAGCAATGGGCTTGAAATCGCCTAGCGCCGACGAAACAGAAAGCTAA
- a CDS encoding DUF4152 family protein: MSADSGAAILDSQFKPVYLVASVSVLVEPPYREPSCRLADPIFKEVDTGFEAIVHEAELCLSLLGNVKADVVHLDMSLGGVSIEDLSPVELSYLRASRTGRQNILKILPRLRKVAGEIKRLHGIDMLAIGKESVPVRVAELTAGAEAVLFACKKAVDDGAEVLLGLPRMCQPRVLDDRVYMHSLIAAEHDLRGFSIDAQQVLRKVKLSETLNPNARGFRAVKIVPKQT; encoded by the coding sequence ATCTCTGCTGATTCAGGCGCTGCAATACTAGACAGTCAGTTTAAGCCAGTTTATCTTGTGGCTTCGGTTTCTGTGCTGGTTGAACCGCCATACAGGGAACCCTCATGCCGATTGGCCGACCCAATTTTTAAGGAAGTTGATACGGGGTTCGAAGCGATTGTGCATGAGGCGGAGTTATGTCTTAGCTTGCTTGGCAACGTGAAAGCTGACGTGGTACACTTAGATATGTCGTTGGGCGGTGTTTCGATTGAAGATTTATCGCCTGTGGAGCTTTCGTATCTGCGTGCCTCAAGAACGGGAAGGCAAAATATCCTTAAAATTCTTCCAAGGCTACGAAAGGTTGCTGGTGAAATAAAACGGCTCCACGGCATTGACATGCTAGCTATTGGTAAAGAGAGCGTTCCTGTGAGGGTTGCTGAGTTAACTGCTGGTGCGGAGGCGGTTTTGTTTGCCTGCAAAAAGGCGGTTGATGATGGCGCGGAGGTTTTGCTTGGTTTACCGCGCATGTGCCAGCCAAGAGTTCTCGATGACCGTGTTTACATGCATTCTTTGATTGCGGCTGAGCATGACCTTAGGGGATTCAGCATTGATGCACAACAAGTTTTAAGAAAGGTTAAATTGTCAGAAACGTTAAACCCTAATGCGCGCGGTTTCCGCGCTGTAAAAATAGTGCCAAAACAAACTTAA
- the kae1 gene encoding KEOPS complex N(6)-L-threonylcarbamoyladenine synthase Kae1 — translation MKNIRKRESGSYCLGIESSADDFGVGIATFGGEILANQSDGYIPTEGGIHPREAARHHAEVADKVLNQALKTAGIKPKELSVIAFSQGPGLGPCLRTGATVARALASYLEIPLVGVNHSVAHIEIGKLKTGATDPVTLYVSGGNTMVTAFESGRYRVFGETLDIALGNCLDVFAREAGLRHRRGLPLGAAVEKLAAKGRRLVNMPYVVKGMDLSLSGLLTAATALLQRGNCKLEDLCYSLQEHAFSMVTEVTERALAHTEKKEVLLTGGVAANKRLQSMLAVIAEEHDARFSVVPLEFATDNGAMIAWTGTLAFKHGLVLPIDESYVKLRWRVDKVDVPWIQ, via the coding sequence ATGAAGAACATTAGGAAACGCGAATCGGGCTCTTACTGCTTGGGAATCGAATCATCAGCCGACGACTTCGGAGTAGGCATAGCCACCTTTGGCGGCGAAATCTTAGCTAATCAGTCAGACGGCTACATACCAACCGAAGGCGGCATACACCCAAGAGAAGCCGCACGACACCACGCCGAAGTAGCAGACAAAGTTTTAAACCAAGCCCTAAAAACCGCTGGCATAAAACCAAAAGAACTTTCAGTTATCGCTTTTTCGCAAGGTCCAGGCTTAGGACCATGTTTACGCACAGGAGCCACTGTTGCCCGAGCCTTGGCTTCGTACCTTGAGATTCCGCTTGTGGGAGTTAACCATTCCGTAGCTCACATTGAAATCGGAAAACTAAAAACAGGCGCGACAGACCCAGTGACGCTATATGTTTCAGGAGGCAACACTATGGTCACTGCTTTCGAGTCGGGACGTTACCGCGTGTTCGGCGAAACGCTTGACATTGCGCTTGGCAACTGTCTTGACGTTTTTGCGCGTGAGGCGGGGCTTAGGCACAGGCGGGGTTTGCCTCTTGGTGCTGCCGTGGAAAAACTGGCGGCGAAGGGCAGAAGGTTGGTAAACATGCCTTACGTTGTGAAGGGTATGGACCTGTCGCTTAGCGGTCTGTTGACAGCGGCAACTGCTTTGCTACAGAGGGGCAATTGCAAACTGGAGGATTTGTGTTATAGTCTCCAAGAGCACGCTTTCTCCATGGTTACCGAGGTTACGGAGCGTGCGCTGGCACACACCGAAAAGAAAGAAGTCTTGCTAACTGGCGGAGTCGCGGCGAACAAGCGGTTGCAATCAATGCTTGCAGTCATCGCGGAAGAGCATGATGCGCGTTTCAGCGTGGTTCCGCTCGAGTTTGCAACCGATAACGGTGCCATGATTGCTTGGACTGGTACGTTGGCGTTTAAGCATGGGTTAGTGTTGCCAATCGATGAGAGTTACGTGAAGTTGCGGTGGCGGGTTGACAAGGTGGATGTGCCATGGATACAATAG
- a CDS encoding KEOPS complex kinase/ATPase Bud32 has product MDTIDKINQTKLLKKGAEASLYVVDWHGRKAVIKVRIPKRYRPDELDKQIRGYRTIHEPQLMHEAKTAGVATPLIYMVNVPESTIVMEFIEGEQVKQLLNKAAKAQRHDVCVKIGESIARLHQHGLIHGDLTTSNMILSCNGRVFFVDFGLGEKNTEIEARGVDLHLMKRALQSTHYKFWEECLQSVLCGYTSVLGVEMAEKVYEKIREIERRGRYVEERKQ; this is encoded by the coding sequence ATGGATACAATAGACAAAATAAACCAAACAAAACTTCTAAAGAAAGGTGCAGAAGCCAGCCTCTATGTCGTCGATTGGCATGGCAGAAAAGCTGTCATCAAAGTGCGCATACCTAAACGGTACCGTCCAGACGAGCTTGATAAGCAGATTCGTGGTTACCGCACAATACATGAGCCACAGTTGATGCATGAAGCCAAAACCGCAGGAGTGGCCACGCCCCTCATCTACATGGTGAATGTGCCTGAGAGCACGATTGTTATGGAGTTTATTGAGGGCGAGCAAGTTAAGCAACTTTTGAATAAGGCAGCTAAAGCCCAGCGCCATGACGTTTGCGTTAAAATCGGCGAATCCATCGCGCGACTGCATCAGCATGGCTTGATTCATGGCGACCTTACCACGTCAAACATGATTTTGAGCTGCAACGGCAGAGTGTTCTTTGTTGACTTCGGCTTAGGAGAAAAAAACACCGAGATAGAAGCGCGTGGTGTAGATTTGCATTTGATGAAGCGTGCCCTGCAGAGTACACATTACAAGTTCTGGGAAGAATGCCTTCAAAGCGTTCTGTGCGGTTACACGTCGGTTTTAGGTGTTGAAATGGCGGAAAAGGTTTATGAGAAAATCAGGGAAATAGAGAGGCGGGGGCGCTATGTCGAAGAACGCAAACAATGA
- a CDS encoding 30S ribosomal protein S15 — translation MPKQEKGKSHSIRPVSRRPPSWCKYQPEEVEAFIIKLAKEGHNTSSIGTILRDQYAIPLVKPITGKSISDTLEAAGLAPTMPEDLGNLVKKAQRLAVHMDKNKKDLHNKRNMQIIEARIHKLSRYYKREGVLSKNWKYEAKIASVT, via the coding sequence ATGCCAAAGCAGGAAAAAGGAAAATCACATTCAATTCGACCAGTCAGCAGGCGCCCTCCAAGCTGGTGCAAGTACCAGCCTGAAGAAGTAGAAGCCTTCATCATAAAACTCGCCAAGGAAGGTCACAACACAAGTAGCATAGGCACTATCCTAAGAGACCAATACGCCATACCGCTCGTGAAGCCAATTACGGGAAAGAGCATAAGTGACACGCTTGAAGCCGCAGGATTAGCTCCAACCATGCCAGAAGACCTTGGCAACTTGGTTAAGAAGGCGCAGAGGCTTGCGGTTCATATGGACAAGAACAAGAAAGACCTCCACAACAAACGCAACATGCAAATTATCGAAGCCAGAATCCACAAACTTTCACGCTACTACAAACGGGAAGGCGTCTTGTCTAAGAACTGGAAGTACGAAGCAAAAATCGCCTCCGTAACCTAA
- the nadC gene encoding carboxylating nicotinate-nucleotide diphosphorylase: MFIPRRIIEEKLKQILAEDIGQGDSTAALVPKNLTVKADVIAKEEGIAAGIEEATILAEYVGLKVKAKVADGDKIKNKQALMELSGDAQTILSVERTLLNLLSRMSGIATKTRQLAEKLQKANAKAKIAATRKSAPGLLYFDKKAVVVGGGDPHRLHLDDMILIKDNHLAIIGNAEEAVKKAKAEASFTKKIEVEVTTVEDALKAAKAGADIVMLDNFSPAKAKSAVEMLRKAGFGNVLLEVSGGITSENLLDYAKAQIDVISMGELTHSVKALDISLEILKN; this comes from the coding sequence ATGTTTATTCCCCGCAGGATTATAGAGGAGAAGCTCAAGCAAATCCTAGCTGAAGACATTGGACAAGGCGACAGCACAGCAGCGCTTGTTCCTAAGAATTTAACCGTAAAAGCAGACGTGATAGCTAAAGAGGAAGGCATAGCCGCTGGTATAGAAGAAGCAACGATTTTAGCCGAATACGTAGGGCTCAAAGTGAAAGCCAAAGTTGCTGATGGCGACAAAATCAAAAATAAGCAAGCTCTAATGGAACTTTCAGGAGACGCCCAAACAATTCTCTCAGTTGAAAGAACACTGCTTAACCTTTTGTCACGTATGAGTGGCATCGCAACCAAAACCCGGCAGCTTGCAGAAAAACTGCAGAAAGCAAACGCTAAAGCTAAAATTGCAGCCACACGCAAATCAGCGCCTGGGCTACTTTATTTTGACAAAAAAGCAGTAGTGGTTGGAGGCGGAGACCCGCACAGGCTCCATCTCGACGACATGATTCTCATAAAAGATAACCATTTAGCAATCATCGGCAACGCTGAAGAAGCAGTAAAAAAAGCTAAAGCTGAAGCATCGTTCACCAAAAAAATCGAAGTTGAAGTAACAACAGTTGAGGATGCCCTCAAAGCCGCAAAAGCGGGGGCAGACATTGTTATGCTGGACAATTTCTCTCCAGCAAAGGCAAAGAGTGCAGTGGAAATGTTGAGAAAAGCTGGGTTTGGCAACGTGTTGCTTGAGGTCAGCGGCGGAATCACAAGCGAGAACCTGTTAGATTATGCCAAAGCACAGATTGATGTCATAAGTATGGGCGAGTTAACTCACAGTGTTAAAGCCTTAGACATAAGCTTGGAAATACTAAAAAATTAA
- a CDS encoding TIGR00296 family protein codes for MSFELTPQEGKLLIQLARNAVKEYLENDKTIKPPKGTPKKLFQHCGVFVTINSINKNSKELRGCIGYPYPTNPLAEAVIDSAINAATQDPRFYPLALSELDKVVFEVSVLTPPELVEANNPKEYMSKIKVGEDGLIIERGYNKGLLLPQVPVEWGWCEEEFLCQCCMKAGLPPDSWLTKDAKVYKFRAIIFEEQAPNGEVKRLNLAEQH; via the coding sequence ATGAGCTTTGAACTAACCCCCCAAGAAGGAAAACTCCTAATCCAACTTGCCAGAAACGCCGTCAAAGAATACTTAGAAAACGACAAAACCATCAAACCCCCAAAAGGCACACCAAAAAAACTCTTCCAACACTGCGGCGTCTTCGTAACCATAAACAGCATCAACAAAAACAGCAAAGAACTTCGCGGCTGCATCGGCTACCCCTACCCAACCAACCCGCTTGCGGAGGCAGTTATTGATTCAGCCATAAACGCGGCAACACAGGACCCACGGTTCTACCCCTTGGCGCTAAGTGAACTGGACAAGGTTGTTTTTGAAGTCAGCGTCTTAACACCGCCAGAACTCGTCGAAGCAAACAATCCCAAAGAATACATGAGCAAAATCAAGGTCGGCGAAGACGGCTTAATCATTGAACGAGGCTACAACAAAGGATTGCTCTTGCCGCAGGTGCCTGTTGAGTGGGGCTGGTGTGAAGAAGAATTTTTGTGCCAGTGCTGCATGAAAGCAGGTCTACCGCCTGACAGCTGGCTGACTAAGGATGCGAAAGTCTACAAGTTTAGAGCCATAATTTTTGAGGAACAAGCACCCAACGGCGAAGTGAAACGCCTAAACCTTGCAGAACAGCATTAA
- a CDS encoding stage II sporulation protein M: MNYPQFWKEASLRRKRIYSVIFVLILSIIATLVGMLVPLSPQEAQLIVDQLNRTVTENTAQGTLIPAIFINNFSLCLLMFIPLIGLAIGLFILFSTGMAFRAIFDAQAASGLSGATTQIEASTAILALALIGVVFLLEYVSYSIGMTESIWLFRRLLQNRWKGELKYLAIFIGIVALLLIVGAIVETYTLSLGL; encoded by the coding sequence ATGAACTATCCGCAGTTCTGGAAGGAAGCTTCGCTTAGACGCAAAAGAATCTACTCTGTAATCTTTGTGTTAATCCTATCCATAATAGCAACTTTGGTGGGCATGTTAGTTCCTCTTAGCCCGCAAGAAGCGCAATTAATAGTTGACCAACTAAACCGAACAGTAACTGAAAATACTGCTCAAGGCACATTAATCCCGGCTATTTTCATAAACAACTTTTCACTGTGCCTGCTCATGTTCATTCCTCTCATTGGATTAGCAATAGGCCTGTTTATACTATTTAGCACAGGCATGGCGTTTAGGGCTATATTTGACGCACAAGCCGCTAGTGGGCTTTCAGGGGCAACTACACAGATAGAAGCATCGACAGCGATTCTAGCTTTAGCGCTGATAGGAGTAGTATTCCTGCTTGAGTACGTTTCCTACTCAATCGGCATGACAGAAAGCATATGGCTGTTCCGCCGACTATTACAGAATCGATGGAAGGGTGAACTCAAGTACCTTGCCATCTTCATTGGAATTGTTGCGTTGCTGCTGATAGTGGGAGCTATCGTGGAAACGTACACTTTATCGCTTGGGCTTTAA
- a CDS encoding DHH family phosphoesterase yields the protein MAEQQANIKQFLASAEEAANAIRETAKKDGFIHVFSHLDADGIAAAGVMGKALFRLDARFRIRVMQWVDEKIISEVLADKPQLVILTDFGSGYLDLLNEKIPNFKIIILDHHQITGTASNGNFVQVNPHLFGIDGASDVSGSGVAYFVAKAVDSANVDLAPIALVGALGDMQDRYEQRKLCCLNEIIVNDAVAAGLLKVEKDLTFFGRETRPIHRMLATTTNPFIPGLSGEEDKALVFLSNLNIPIKRGDKWRALVDLNDEERKRLCSALADHLLSKGLHLEVENLIGYIYVLTKEEPNTPLRDGREFAVLLNSTGRMDRPSLGIAICMGDRQAALEEANKILEDYRKNINKYLGWVMEKPERMREFNNIYVIYGEDFINEKIIGTVSSIIVSSLANSEKPLIAFANVKEEQAAKFSARTTETAVSKGVNLGKVMLLASEAHGGKGGGHNIAAGAQVPLDKIEDFVKSVDDLVGKQLRGEKLGSDNNA from the coding sequence ATGGCTGAGCAGCAAGCAAACATCAAGCAATTCTTAGCCTCAGCAGAGGAAGCCGCCAACGCTATTCGAGAGACGGCAAAGAAAGACGGCTTCATTCATGTTTTTTCGCATTTAGACGCTGATGGAATTGCTGCTGCAGGAGTCATGGGAAAAGCGCTTTTTCGGCTTGATGCGCGGTTCCGCATCAGGGTGATGCAGTGGGTTGACGAGAAAATCATCAGCGAAGTTCTCGCTGACAAGCCGCAACTGGTGATTCTAACAGACTTTGGAAGTGGCTACCTTGACCTGCTCAACGAGAAAATCCCAAACTTCAAAATAATAATCCTTGACCACCACCAGATAACAGGCACTGCCTCGAACGGTAATTTTGTTCAGGTTAACCCGCACTTATTCGGCATTGACGGCGCAAGCGACGTCAGCGGTTCAGGCGTGGCTTATTTTGTTGCTAAAGCCGTAGATTCAGCGAACGTGGATTTGGCGCCAATCGCTTTGGTGGGTGCTCTGGGCGACATGCAGGACAGGTATGAGCAGAGAAAACTGTGTTGTTTAAACGAGATAATCGTTAATGATGCTGTCGCCGCTGGCTTGCTTAAAGTGGAGAAGGATTTGACTTTTTTCGGCAGGGAAACACGACCCATTCACAGAATGCTTGCTACCACGACCAACCCGTTCATTCCAGGTTTGAGCGGCGAAGAAGACAAAGCCTTAGTGTTCCTGTCAAATTTGAACATTCCAATCAAGCGGGGCGATAAGTGGCGGGCACTGGTAGACTTAAACGATGAAGAGCGAAAGCGGTTATGCTCTGCTTTAGCTGATCACCTTTTGTCTAAGGGTCTGCATCTGGAAGTTGAGAACTTAATCGGTTACATTTACGTTTTAACCAAAGAAGAACCAAACACTCCACTACGCGATGGAAGAGAGTTTGCGGTACTGCTGAACTCGACGGGACGAATGGACCGCCCGAGCCTCGGCATAGCCATCTGCATGGGCGACCGCCAAGCCGCCTTGGAAGAAGCAAACAAAATCCTCGAAGACTACCGCAAAAACATAAACAAGTACCTCGGTTGGGTGATGGAAAAACCTGAACGCATGCGAGAATTCAACAACATCTACGTTATATATGGCGAGGATTTTATTAACGAAAAAATCATCGGCACAGTATCATCCATAATCGTCTCAAGCCTAGCAAACAGCGAGAAGCCGCTTATAGCCTTCGCAAACGTGAAAGAAGAGCAAGCCGCCAAATTCTCAGCTAGAACAACCGAAACCGCAGTCAGCAAAGGCGTCAACCTTGGCAAAGTTATGCTTTTGGCTTCTGAAGCACACGGCGGCAAAGGCGGCGGGCACAACATCGCGGCAGGAGCACAAGTGCCCCTAGACAAGATTGAGGATTTCGTTAAGTCAGTAGATGATTTGGTTGGTAAACAGTTGCGAGGCGAAAAGCTTGGAAGCGACAATAACGCTTGA
- a CDS encoding methylated-DNA--[protein]-cysteine S-methyltransferase yields the protein MRPKNKLNAETFNNSHIFARHDCKGKSKMIGVYTQNIDGVWFGVALREKAIVGSCFSANQQATLSSLLPRIPYNEPFQVFVDPSAFAKKVLATLKKIYDGKDAGEEVALAMDGLPAYSQKVLAAALKIPVGYVTSYGAIAKAAGGGPRAVGNVMASNPFMPIVPCHRVVKSDFTLGGYGGGLKVKLELLGKEKRGYSSPKEVQVGGGQLEIFPVEYVLRKFPQCAWLRKS from the coding sequence ATGCGCCCGAAAAACAAACTGAACGCAGAAACTTTTAACAACAGCCATATCTTTGCAAGACATGACTGCAAGGGGAAAAGCAAGATGATAGGCGTCTATACTCAAAACATTGATGGGGTATGGTTCGGCGTAGCTCTCCGAGAAAAAGCAATCGTAGGCTCATGTTTCAGCGCTAATCAGCAAGCCACCCTAAGTAGCCTCTTGCCCAGAATCCCCTATAATGAGCCCTTCCAAGTTTTCGTTGACCCTTCAGCTTTCGCCAAAAAAGTACTCGCCACTCTAAAGAAAATTTATGACGGTAAGGATGCAGGCGAAGAGGTAGCTTTAGCAATGGATGGCTTACCTGCTTACAGCCAGAAAGTGCTTGCGGCGGCATTAAAAATTCCAGTCGGTTACGTGACTTCTTACGGGGCAATCGCAAAAGCCGCGGGCGGTGGACCCAGAGCAGTCGGGAACGTTATGGCGTCTAACCCTTTCATGCCCATAGTGCCATGCCACAGGGTGGTGAAGTCAGATTTCACCTTAGGCGGTTACGGCGGCGGCTTGAAAGTAAAGTTGGAACTTTTAGGCAAAGAAAAGCGCGGCTATTCATCGCCAAAAGAGGTTCAAGTTGGCGGCGGGCAACTTGAGATTTTTCCCGTTGAATATGTTCTAAGGAAATTTCCTCAGTGTGCGTGGTTACGCAAATCATAA
- a CDS encoding NTP transferase domain-containing protein, with protein MVIALVMAGGKGTRMKLAEEKPLIKVCGKPVIEYVLAALKNAKKIDDIIVATSASTPKTTQFIKQLDIKVIETPGKDYVSDMGYAVQDLKLGVFLAIAADLPLVRAEMIDTIVERYERCGKPALTVAAPLETKTKLGMCIEYSFKMENRDVVPVGINVIDGSKRYGDEWLDQDIFLFDREELAVNINTVQELQLAERLLKEQTKTCSGNR; from the coding sequence ATGGTAATTGCGCTTGTTATGGCTGGCGGCAAAGGCACACGCATGAAACTCGCCGAGGAAAAACCGCTCATAAAAGTCTGCGGCAAACCCGTCATCGAATACGTGCTTGCGGCGTTAAAGAACGCTAAAAAAATCGATGATATTATAGTTGCAACTTCAGCTTCGACGCCGAAAACAACACAGTTCATCAAACAATTAGACATAAAAGTCATAGAAACACCAGGCAAAGACTACGTTTCTGACATGGGGTATGCCGTTCAAGACCTCAAACTAGGCGTTTTTTTAGCCATCGCGGCTGACTTGCCGTTGGTGCGAGCCGAAATGATAGATACTATAGTTGAGCGTTATGAGCGATGCGGTAAGCCAGCCTTAACAGTTGCGGCACCGCTTGAAACAAAAACAAAGCTTGGAATGTGCATCGAGTACTCTTTCAAAATGGAAAACCGCGATGTAGTTCCCGTAGGCATTAACGTAATCGATGGAAGCAAACGTTATGGCGATGAATGGCTCGACCAAGACATCTTCCTCTTTGACCGCGAAGAACTTGCCGTCAACATAAACACAGTGCAGGAACTTCAACTTGCAGAACGCTTACTAAAAGAGCAAACTAAAACATGCTCTGGGAACCGTTAG
- a CDS encoding transcriptional regulator has translation MPKRNDLEQKALHYIVNTGFQGVLQSDLWRELGASSREGSRVSIKLEEKGLIRREKELQEGRWTYRLYPKRLPASIETIVDCPCLLCPDNPRCDPTTAISPKSCQRLTDWILNLGKEAPDSPQGPSEPSMPEDDSDAESLDQR, from the coding sequence ATGCCAAAGCGTAATGACCTTGAACAGAAAGCACTCCACTACATCGTTAACACGGGGTTTCAGGGTGTGCTTCAATCAGATTTATGGCGGGAACTTGGCGCAAGTAGCCGTGAAGGCTCCCGCGTCTCGATTAAACTCGAAGAGAAGGGGTTAATTAGACGAGAAAAAGAGCTCCAAGAAGGAAGATGGACATATAGGCTCTACCCAAAGAGGTTGCCAGCCTCCATTGAAACCATTGTGGATTGCCCCTGCTTGCTGTGCCCTGACAACCCGCGATGTGACCCTACTACTGCGATTTCTCCGAAGAGTTGTCAAAGATTAACCGATTGGATACTTAACTTAGGCAAGGAGGCGCCAGATAGCCCGCAAGGTCCAAGCGAACCCAGCATGCCAGAGGATGATTCGGATGCCGAAAGCTTGGATCAAAGATAG
- the psmB gene encoding archaeal proteasome endopeptidase complex subunit beta, with translation MEGYGPQLPQLPKIPQIPLLPQQEQQPPQGQQAQQGYAWVPGASTVGVVFKDGVILAAEKRVTYGYFVMSKGGKKVFKVTDSIGVACAGLVGDMQILAREMEAQANLYSMDVGRKISVKSAAKLMANVLFNRRYAPLITQTIVGGLDEDGPSLYVLDVLGSLIPDKYAAVGSGTEIAIGVIEEGYKEHMTAKEAKELVTRSIKSAISRDAMSGDGIDFLIITKEGVTEESTKL, from the coding sequence ATGGAAGGATATGGTCCACAACTCCCTCAATTACCAAAAATTCCTCAAATTCCGCTCCTGCCACAGCAAGAACAGCAGCCACCGCAAGGTCAACAAGCCCAGCAGGGTTACGCTTGGGTTCCAGGCGCCAGCACCGTCGGCGTAGTCTTCAAAGACGGAGTCATCTTGGCTGCTGAAAAACGAGTAACTTATGGCTATTTTGTCATGAGTAAAGGCGGCAAAAAAGTTTTCAAAGTAACTGACAGCATCGGCGTAGCATGCGCAGGGCTCGTCGGAGACATGCAGATTCTCGCTCGCGAAATGGAGGCGCAAGCCAACCTCTACAGCATGGATGTGGGCAGAAAAATCAGTGTGAAGTCAGCAGCAAAACTCATGGCAAACGTACTGTTCAACCGCAGATACGCACCACTAATCACACAAACCATAGTAGGCGGCTTAGATGAGGATGGACCATCGCTGTATGTTCTGGACGTTTTAGGCTCACTTATTCCCGACAAGTATGCCGCGGTCGGCTCAGGAACAGAGATCGCAATAGGCGTCATCGAAGAAGGCTACAAGGAACACATGACCGCCAAAGAAGCAAAAGAACTTGTCACGCGGTCAATAAAGTCAGCCATAAGCAGAGACGCCATGAGCGGCGACGGCATAGACTTCCTCATCATAACTAAGGAAGGCGTAACAGAAGAATCCACAAAGCTTTAA